From the Macaca nemestrina isolate mMacNem1 chromosome 18, mMacNem.hap1, whole genome shotgun sequence genome, the window AATGGAAtccctgagactaggtaatttataaagaaaagaagtttgttttgatttctgcttctgcaggctgtgcagagTGTGGTGCAGGCATCTGCCTCTGATGAGGGCCGCAAGAAGCCTGCAATCCTGGCAGAAGACCAAGGGGGAGCAGGTACATCACATGGAGAgacagggagcaagagagagaaggggagggtgTCTGGCTCTTTTAAACAGTCAGCTCTGGAGTGACCTACCAGAGGAAGAACTCACTCTTCACCAtgggatggcaccaagccattcttTAGGGATCTGTCCTCATGACCCCAAAAGCTCCCACTTGGCCTCACCTGCAATATTGgaagtcacatttcaacatgagatttggcagtgACAAAACATCAAAAGCCTAGCACCCTTGTAGGATTCAAGGAACTGAGGAGTTGAGTACCAGCACTGTAGCCACTTTTAAGCCTCAAATCCAATGTGGATCTGAGGCTGGgcaggaaaatcagaaaataaaaatgagggaTGCAGTTTCTGTGCTACATTTGGCATGAGACTGGAAGCGATCATGTATGGTCCCCACCCATATGGTGTGCACAGTgcaatcccattttacagaagtgTAAACTCAATGAGGTAACCTGGCTGGCCTAAAAGTGTTCACATTATTAGTGGCTCACATTTCCATCCAGAACCTGCTATCTAAACTCGTGGTTTAACCCCCACCCAAGTCCATTTTTTTCCAAGACACACAAAGAAGACCACAGTAAGATTCAAGTCAAAATTGTTTTATTGTCATtcacatatttaatataatagGACATGCAGCAAATGGCTAGGGGTTGTATGTAAAAAAACCTCCAGGTTGTGCAGGTTGCTCTATTTACACCTGGGAGCAGAGCTCTTCCCACATCAGGCACAGCAGCTGCACTTCTCCGACGCCCCTTTGCAGACGCAGCCCTGGGCACACTTGGCACAGCCCATggggcagcaggagcagcagcctggggaagaagaggagagtgAGAGGTGGCAGTAGACTGGACCAGGCACCTCCCTGCCCCAATAGCAAGCCTGGCTCAAGCTCAGACGCCAGACCCAGAGGATGCTTTTTTTGTGTGCCACAGCTCTGTTCTGAAATCATAGATGGTACAGTTGGGGTTTGTGTCCCAAGAGAAAAATGCTGTCCTGCTCCATCTGAACTCAGGGCAGAAAGCCTGGAGAGGGAATGACACAGCCAACTGGGGCAAAGGAAGGCCAGTTCCCCCGAAGCAAGCACTCAGTGTCAGCCTTGGGTTCCCTCCCAACCTTAGCCACAGCCCCAGATTCCTGGAGATGGCCCCGCACTCACTCTTCTTGCAGGAGGTGCATTTGCACTCTTTGCACTTGCAGGATCCGGCGCAGGTGCAGGAGCCACCTGCAAGGAAGCGGAAAAAGCCAGCGAGTGGTGAATGAGATGCAGAAGATACAGCAGTGGATCTATGAGTGTCCAGTTCCCCCTCCTCTGTGCAGGGCCAGCCCTCAGAGCTCCTTTCCCACTCAGCAGAGGAAAAGAAGCCCCATCTCCTCTCCTTTCATGTTGGGAAAACCGAGCCCCCTCCATTTGTATTCCAAAGGTAAGTCCCAGTCTCCAGGCACAGCCCGGGAAGACTGCGACTTCCACATTCTGTCCGGAACCCCGAAGAGGCAATGGCCCTTGCCTCCCATCCAATCCAGATGCTCAGAGCCTGGTTAGATAATTGAGGCTCAGCCAGCAGCCTCGTGACCAACGGGATGATGTGGAGCAGGACAGCCTTGAGCCTCAGGACCCTCACCTCTGACACAGAGGCACAGGGAGGAGGGCAATGCTGTCAGGAGCTCGACCAAGAGGAAAGCACTGGAAGAAGTAAAGGAGTCCCCTCACCTCAGATCGCAAAACGCAACCTCCTCAAACCCAGGGACACTCTCCATGGTGTCTGGGAATTTGGCATCCCAAGGCACAGACCCGGGCGCCCCTTACCAGCGGCGCAGGAGCAGTTGGGGTCCATTGCAAGCCGAGGCGAGACTCTGGAGTTCCCAAGCGAGAAGCCAAGAGGCGGTGGAGCACCTGGAGTGCGTGGTGCAGCTCCACAGCCAGCGGCTGCTCTTATAGTCGGGGAGCGGGCCGGGAGCAGAAACCCCGCCCCGCCCTTGCACTCGCCCTCCTGAGTCCCAGCCGTCCGCGGTCCTGGGCTGGCCTGTGCGCAGCAGACGGGCCGGGCGCAAGGCACGGTGAACGCAGGTCGGTGCACACCGCCTGGCCGCCCCTTTCCCACCGGCTAGCGCGGGAGGCGCTGTGCGCCCGGGTGAGCTGCTTCTCTAACCCTGCCGGGCCTTCCCAGTTCCCCAAGATTACCTGCTACTCCCACTCCTTGGCGTTCCGCGTGCCCGGAAATGCTGACCTGCGCCCCACACCCCGGGGCCTGCCCACCCCCTTGTCTACAGCTAAGCCTTTCCTGGAGTCCCAGTGCAACCCCAGTCTCTTGTTCGACTGTCTGGATTGGCGGGAGCAGGGAGCATAGCAAGGGAGTAGTGTGCAAGGGACAGGCGGAGGATGCGACCTTCGGATCTCTGGCATTGCGTGTCCCTGTTCCTGCCCCCACCTCAGTTCTTCCACCACGTTTCTGCTGTGCACAGAAACACGGAAGACACAGGGCCCTGTCTCCCTCCCGTCAAAGTATACTTATTCATATCcctctatgtctctgttttgctTCTAGGACTGACCTTGATGCTTGGTTTTGTTTAAAGATTTCAAGCAGTGAAGAGATGAATATACCTAGGCCATAGGGAAACTTCATCACTGACCTCTCTCCCTTGAGAAGCTGACAGGATTCACACC encodes:
- the LOC105494051 gene encoding metallothionein-1E, whose translation is MDPNCSCAAGGSCTCAGSCKCKECKCTSCKKSCCSCCPMGCAKCAQGCVCKGASEKCSCCA